The Impatiens glandulifera chromosome 8, dImpGla2.1, whole genome shotgun sequence genome includes a window with the following:
- the LOC124912455 gene encoding uncharacterized protein LOC124912455 produces MNTQQQQQQQDSPVFEALALNYLTFGFQTLANSLWAWITVITTAAAVTFWGTNTTTAAAADSPQDLPPTTTVPEDEQYCRLASTSTSAPDPASIFSADCDTTIERTTSGKFAVYFAVEEEEMHFEEQRENWADSSFGKLSMEEWEERLKMRMDFSWYRFQDLTVIDGNVVKVWGGDDMRRC; encoded by the coding sequence atgaatacccagcagcagcagcagcagcaggatTCTCCGGTGTTCGAGGCCTTGGCTCTTAATTATCTCACCTTTGGATTCCAAACCCTAGCCAACAGCTTGTGGGCCTGGATTACAGTTATAACCACCGCCGCCGCCGTCACTTTCTGGGGAACTAATACAaccaccgccgccgccgccgattCTCCACAAGACCTTCCCCCGACAACCACGGTGCCGGAGGATGAGCAGTACTGCCGATTGGCTTCCACTTCCACCTCTGCACCTGATCCGGCATCAATTTTCTCTGCCGATTGCGACACCACGATCGAAAGGACGACGAGTGGAAAATTCGCCGTCTATTTCGCCGTCGAGGAGGAGGAAATGCATTTCGAAGAACAACGGGAAAATTGGGCGGATTCATCATTTGGCAAACTGTCTATGGAGGAATGGGAGGAGAGGTTGAAGATGAGAATGGATTTTAGTTGGTACAGATTTCAGGATTTGACGGTTATAGACGGTAACGTCGTCAAGGTGTGGGGAGGAGATGACATGAGACGCTGTTAA